One segment of Carya illinoinensis cultivar Pawnee chromosome 13, C.illinoinensisPawnee_v1, whole genome shotgun sequence DNA contains the following:
- the LOC122292732 gene encoding ran-binding protein 1 homolog a-like — MASTEPEHQHREDEEAVANEDEDTGAQVAPIVKLEAVPVSTGEEDEDPILDLKSKLYRFDKDGNQWKERGAGTVKFLKHKETGKVRLVMRQSKTLKICANHLVLPTMTVQEHAGNEKSCVWHATDYADGELKDELFCIRFASIDNCKAFMEKFQEVAESQGKKEENKDAAAAAGLLEKLSVEEKKTEDKAGEEAPVVSEKEEKETKSDSEKIEKKDEEPASST, encoded by the exons ATGGCAAGCACAGAACCGGAGCACCAGCACAGAGAAGACGAAGAAGCCGTCGCCAACGAGGACGAGGACACCGGTGCTCAGGTCGCCCCGATCGTCAAGCTCGAGGCGGTCCCTGTCTCCACCGGAGAGGAGGACGAAGATCCCATTCTCGATCT GAAATCGAAGCTCTATCGATTCGATAAAGATGGGAACCAGTGGAAGGAGAGAGGTGCCGGTACTGTGAAGTTTCTCAAGCACAAGGAGACCGGCAAGGTCCGCCTGGTTATGAGACAGTCCAAGACCCTCAAGATCTGCGCCAACCATCTCG TTCTTCCGACGATGACGGTACAGGAACACGCTGGAAACGAGAAGTCGTGTGTGTGGCATGCGACTGATTACGCGGATGGTGAACTGAAGGACGAGCTTTTCTGCATTAGATTTGCTTCCATTGACA ATTGCAAAGCCTTCATGGAGAAGTTTCAAGAAGTCGCAGAATCCCAAGGCAAGAAAGAGGAAAACAAAGATGCTGCTGCAGCTGCTGGGCTTCTTGAGAAGTTAAGcgttgaagaaaagaaaactgagGACAAAGCTGGGGAGGAGGCACCCGTTGTATccgaaaaggaagaaaaggaaactaagaGTGATtcagaaaaaatagagaagaaagaTGAGGAGCCTGCTTCCTCAACTTGA
- the LOC122291337 gene encoding clathrin heavy chain 2, whose product MATPMPAANAPITMKETLTLPSIGINPQFITFTHVTMESDKYICVRETAPQNSVVIVDMSMPMQPLRRPITADSALMNPSSRILALKAQVAGTTQDHLQIFNIELKAKVKSHQMPEQIVFWKWITPKMLGLVTLTSVYHWSIEGDSEPVKMFERTANLANNQIINYRCDPTEKWLVLIGIAPGSAERPQLVKGNMQLFSVDQQRSQALEAHAASFATFKIAGNENPSTLICFASKTSNAGQITSKLHVIELGAQPGKPSFSKKQADLFFPPDFADDFPVSMQISQKYGLIYVITKLGLLFVYDLETAAAVYRNRISPDPIFLTSEASSVGGFYAINRRGQVLLATVNEQTIVEFVSESLKNLELAVNLAKRGNLPGADKMVIQRFQELFAQTKYKEAAELAAESPQGILRTADTVAKFQSVPVQAGQTPPLLQYFGTLLTRGKLNAFESLELSRLVVNQNKKNLLENWLAEDKLECSEDLGDLVKTVDNDLALKIYIKARATPKVVAAFAERREFDKILIYSKQVGFTPDYLFLLQTILRSDPQGAVNFALMMSQMEGGCPIDYNTITDLFLQRNLIREATAFLLDVLKPNLPEHGFLQTKVLEINLVTFPNVADAILANGMFSHYDRPRIAQLCEKAGLYLRAIQHYTELPDIKRVIVNTHAIEPQSLVEFFGTLSKEWALECMKDLLVVNLRGNLQIIVQTAKEYSEQLGVEACIKLFEQFKSYEGLYFFLGSYLSSSEDPDIHFKYIEAAAKTGQIKEVERVTRESNFYDPEKTKNFLMEAKLPDARPLINVCDRFGFVPDLTHYLYTNNMLRYIEGYVQKVNPGNAPLVVGQLLDDECPEDFIKGLILSVRSLLPVEPLVEECEKRNRLRLLTQFLEHLVSEGSQDVHVHNALGKIIIDSNNNPEHFLTTNPYYDSRVVGKYCEKRDPTLAVVAYRRGQCDDELINVTNKNSLFKLQARYVVERMDGELWEKVLDPENEYRRQLIDQVVSTALPESKSPEQVSAAVKAFMTADLPHELIELLEKIVLQNSAFSGNFNLQNLLILTAIKADPSRVMDYINRLDNFDGPAVGEVAVEAQLYEEAFAIFKKFDLNVQAVNVLLDNIRSIERAVEFAFRVEEDAVWSQVAKAQLREGLVSDAIESFIRADDPTQFLDVIRAADDANVYHDLVRYLLMVRQKTKEPKVDSELIYAYAKIDRLSDIEEFILMPNVANLQNVGDRLYDEALYEAAKIIYSFISNWAKLAITLVKLKQFQGAVDAARKANSSKTWKEVCFACVDAEEFRLAQICGLNIIIQVDDLEEVSEFYQNRGCFNELISLMESGLGLERAHMGIFTELGVLYARYRPEKLMEHIKLFSTRLNIPKLIRACDEQQHWKELTYLYIQYDEFDNAATTIMNHSPEAWDHMQFKDVTVKVASVELYYKAVHFYLQEHPDLINDLLNVLALRVDHARVVDIMRKAGHLRLVKPYMVAVQSNNVAAVNEALNEIYIEEEDYDRLRESIDLHDNFDQIGLAQKIEKHELLEMRRVAAYIYKKAGRWKQSIALSKKDNLYKDAMETCSQSGDRELSEELLVYFIEQGKKECFASCLFVCYDLIRPDVALELAWMNNMIDFAFPYLLQFIREYTSKVDDLVKGKLEAQNEVKAKEEEEKDLVAQQNMYAQLLPLALPAPPMPGVGGGFAPPPMGGMGMPPMPAFGMPPMGPPPY is encoded by the exons cccAAGTTGCGGGAACTACTCAGGATCACTTACAAATATTCAACATTGAATTAAAGGCAAAGGTCAAGTCACATCAGATGCCTGAGCAG ATTGTCTTTTGGAAATGGATCACCCCAAAGATGCTAGGTCTTGTCACACTGACCTCAGTCTATCATTGGTCAATTGAAG GTGATTCTGAGCCTGTGAAGATGTTTGAGCGAACGGCAAATTTGgcaaataatcaaataatcaacTATCGTTGTGATCCTACTGAAAAGTGGTTGGTTTTAATTGGAATTGCTCCAGGTTCAGCTGAG AGGCCACAACTGGTCAAAGGAAATATGCAGCTTTTCTCGGTGGATCAGCAACGTAGTCAAGCTCTAGAAGCACATGCTGCATCATTTGCTACATTCAAA ATTGCAGGGAATGAAAATCCTTCAACTTTAATTTGTTTTGCTTCAAAGACCTCAAATGCTGGACAAATCACATCAAAGCTGCATGTTATTGAACTTGGTGCCCAGCCAG GCAAACCGTCATTTTCCAAGAAACAAGCAGATCTATTCTTCCCTCCAGACTTTGCTGATGATTTTCCTGTGTCAATGCAG ATATCGCAAAAATATGGTTTAATATATGTGATCACAAAGCTTGGACTTCTTTTCGTGTATGACCTAGAGACAGCTGCTGCAGTGTATAGAAACCGAATCAGTCCAGATCCTATATTTTTGACTAGTGAAGCTTCATCTGTTGGGGGCTTTTATGCCATCAATAGACGTGGACAAGTGTTGCTTGCCACTGTAAATGAACAAACAATTGTGGAGTTTGTTAGTGAATCG TTGAAAAATTTGGAACTTGCTGTTAATCTTGCCAAAAGAGGAAACCTTCCTGGTGCAGACAAGATG GTTATCCAGCGGTTTCAAGAGTTGTTTGCTCAGACCAAGTATAAGGAGGCTGCAGAGCTTGCGGCAGAATCTCCTCAGGGAATACTTCGTACTGCTGATACTGTTGCTAAATTTCAG AGTGTTCCTGTGCAAGCAGGACAAACACCACCATTGTTGCAGTACTTTGGAACACTGTTAACGAGAGGAAAACTCAATGCTTTTGAGTCTTTGGAATTGTCACGCCTTGTTGTAAATCAGAATAAGAAGAATCTTTTGGAGAATTGGTTGGCAGAGGACAAGCTGGAATGCAGTGAGGATCTTGGGGACCTTGTGAAG ACAGTGGATAATGATCTAGCTttgaagatatatataaaagctaGGGCAACTCCAAAAGTTGTTGCGGCATTTGCTGAGCGAAGGGAGTTTGACaagattttaatatattcaaaGCAG GTTGGGTTCACACCTGATTATTTGTTCCTTCTGCAAACAATTTTGCGATCAGATCCGCAG GGGGCTGTTAATTTTGcattaatgatgtcccaaatgGAGGGAGGCTGCCCCATTGACTACAACACAATAACAGATTTGTTTCTTCAG AGGAATTTAATCCGTGAGGCAACGGCTTTTTTGTTGGATGTGCTCAAGCCAAATCTACCTGAGCATGGATTCCTTCAAACTAAG GTTTTGGAAATCAATCTTGTGACATTTCCAAATGTCGCAGATGCTATATTAGCCAATGGTATGTTTAGTCATTACGACCGCCCACGTATTGCGCAGCTTTGTGAAAAGGCTGGTTTATACTTGCGGGCCATACAG CACTATACAGAGTTGCCTGATATTAAACGGGTCATTGTGAACACACATGCAATTGAACCACAG TCTCTTGTTGAATTCTTTGGAACTCTTTCGAAAGAATGGGCTCTTGAGTGCATGAAAGATCTTCTTGTGGTCAATCTTAGAGGCAATCTTCAGATAATTGTGCAG ACTGCTAAAGAATACTCTGAGCAGTTGGGTGTTGAAGCATGCATAAAACTATTTGAGCAGTTCAAATCTTATGAAGGATTGTACTTTTTCTTAGGTTCATATTTGAGTTCCAG TGAGGATCCTGATATTCACTTCAAGTACATTGAAGCTGCTGCTAAAACCGGCCAAATCAAGGAGGTAGAGCGTGTGACCCGGGAATCAAACTTTTATGACCCTGAAAAGACAAAGAACTTTCTGATGGAAGCCAAGCTTCCAGATGCACGTCCTCTGATTAATGTCTGTGATCGTTTTGGCTTTGTTCCGGATCTCACCCATTACCTGTACACAAATAACATGCTGCGATATATTGAAGGTTACGTTCAGAag GTCAATCCAGGGAATGCTCCTCTAGTTGTAGGGCAGCTGTTAGATGATGAGTGCCCTGAAGATTTTATCAAAGGCCTAATTCTTTCTGTTCGTTCTCTTCTTCCTGTTGAACCCCTGGTGGAGGAATGTGAGAAGAG GAATCGTCTCCGCTTGCTCACTCAGTTCTTAGAGCATCTTGTGAGTGAGGGAAGCCAAGATGTGCATGTTCACAATGCTCTGGGCAAAATCATCATAGATAGCAACAATAATCCAGAGCATTTTCTCACAACCAACCCATACTATGATTCGCGTGTTGtgggaaaatattgtgaaaaaagGGATCCTACTCTTGCTGTTGTTGCTTACCGCAGAGGGCAGTGTGATGATGAACTTATAAATGTCACAAATAAAAACTCCTTGTTCAAACTTCAGGCCAG ATATGTGGTAGAAAGGATGGATGGTGAGCTCTGGGAGAAAGTTCTTGATCCTGAAAATGAGTACAGAAGACAGCTAATTGATCAAGTTGTGTCTACGGCTTTGCCTGAAAGCAAGAGTCCTGAGCAAGTATCAGCAGCTGTAAAAGCTTTCATGACAGCGGATCTTCCACATGAATTAATTGAGCTGCTTGAGAAGATTGTGCTCCAAAATTCTGCATTTAGTGGAAACTTTAATCTGCAGAATCTGCTGATCCTCACTGCCATAAAGGCTGACCCGTCAAGAGTTATGGACTATATTAATAGGTTAGACAATTTTGATGGACCTGCTGTTGGGGAGGTTGCTGTGGAGGCTCAATTGTATGAAGAAGCATTTGCCATCTTTAAAAAGTTCGATTTGAATGTTCAGGCTGTGAATGTCCTCTTGGATAATATTCGTAGCATTGAACGAGCAGTAGAGTTTGCATTCCGGGTAGAAGAAGATGCTGTTTGGAGCCAAGTGGCCAAGGCTCAACTACGAGAGGGATTAGTGAGTGATGCTATTGAGTCATTTATCCGTGCAGATGATCCCACCCAATTTTTAGATGTCATACGGGCTGCTGACGATGCAAACGTGTACCATGACCTGGTGAGGTACCTTCTAATGGTTAGGCAAAAGACCAAAGAGCCCAAGGTGGACAGTGAACTCATTTATGCTTATGCTAAGATTGATCGGCTCAGTGACATTGAAGAATTCATTCTCATGCCAAATGTTGCTAATCTCCAGAATGTTGGAGATCGTTTATATGATGAAGCCTTATATGAGGCGGCGAAGATCATATATTCATTTATCTCTAACTGGGCTAAGCTGGCAATTACTCTGGTGAAACTAAAACAGTTTCAAGGTGCTGTTGATGCAGCTCGGAAAGCCAACAGCTCGAAAACATGGAAAGAAGTTTGCTTTGCTTGTGTTGATGCTGAGGAATTCCGCTTGGCTCAGATATGTGGTCTGAACATCATCATACAG GTGGATGATTTGGAAGAGGTCAGTGAGTTTTACCAGAACAGGGGATGCTTTAATGAACTCATTTCTCTGATGGAGAGCGGACTAGGTTTGGAACGTGCTCATATGGGCATCTTTACTGAGTTGGGAGTTCTATATGCAAGATATCGTCCGGAGAAGCTTATGGAGCACATTAAGTTGTTCTCAACCCGTCTGaacattccaaagctcatacgAGCTTGTGATGAACAGCAGCACTGGAAGGAATTAACTTACTTATACATCCAATATGATGAGTTTGACAATGCTGCAACCACCATAATGAACCACTCCCCTGAAGCATGGGACCACATGCAATTCAAGGATGTGACAGTCAAAGTTGCAAGTGTTGAGCTCTACTACAAGGCTGTGCATTTCTACTTGCAAGAGCATCCTGATCTTATTAACGACCTTCTTAATGTGCTTGCCCTTCGTGTGGACCACGCCCGTGTAGTGGATATAATGCGAAAG GCTGGTCACCTCCGTCTTGTGAAGCCGTACATGGTTGCAGTCCAGAGCAACAATGTTGCTGCTGTAAATGAAGCtttgaatgagatttatatAGAGGAGGAGGATTATGATAGACTACGTGAGTCAATTGATCTGCATGATAACTTTGATCAGATAGGCCTCGCACAGAAG ATTGAGAAACATGAGCTTCTTGAGATGAGGCGTGTTGCTGcttatatttataagaaagCAGGAAGATGGAAGCAGTCCATTGCATTGTCAAAGAAAGATAATCTTTACAAGGATGCCATGGAGACGTGTTCACAGTCTGGCGATCGTGAACTTTCAGAGGAGTTGCTTGTCTATTTCATCGAGCAG GGAAAGAAAGAGTGTTTCGCATCATGCCTCTTTGTTTGTTATGATTTAATACGGCCAGATGTTGCTCTTGAGCTAGCATGGATGAACAATATGATTGATTTTGCCTTCCCATACCTCTTGCAG tttattcGAGAGTACACAAGCAAGGTAGATGATCTTGTCAAGGGCAAACTTGAAGCTCAAAATGAGGTGAAAGctaaagaggaggaggagaaggactTGGTTGCACAGCAG AATATGTATGCCCAGTTGCTGCCTCTTGCTTTGCCTGCACCACCAATGCCAGGTGTGGGTGGAGGTTTTGCTCCACCACCAATGGGTGGGATGGGAATGCCTCCGATGCCAGCCTTCGGTATGCCACCAATGGGTCCTCCACCTTACTGA